In one Paraburkholderia megapolitana genomic region, the following are encoded:
- a CDS encoding helix-turn-helix domain-containing protein, giving the protein MSIAQVRLVSLMTQDARAAQHFVSETLGSLATASPILQKSLRVFLECGSNATEAAELLHSHRNTLLRRLEKAEELLPRPLRKCRLDVAAALEVLAWTQNEE; this is encoded by the coding sequence GTGAGCATTGCTCAGGTTCGGCTGGTGTCGTTAATGACACAGGATGCGAGGGCGGCGCAACACTTCGTCAGCGAGACGCTGGGATCGCTGGCCACGGCGTCGCCGATCCTGCAGAAATCGTTGCGAGTCTTCCTCGAGTGCGGCTCCAATGCAACGGAGGCGGCGGAACTGCTACATAGCCACCGCAATACCCTGCTACGCCGGCTGGAGAAAGCGGAGGAGCTGTTGCCGCGCCCGCTAAGGAAATGCCGGCTAGATGTGGCAGCCGCGCTGGAAGTGCTGGCCTGGACTCAAAACGAGGAGTAG
- a CDS encoding metal-dependent hydrolase, whose protein sequence is MRAPESFDATASLADSFFARKVVTKGMEPRMRALWAWHAIEEMEHKSVVFDVMTSVTRISYRSRIGAMLRVIWQLNRVTGYFTDQMLKADGFNWIERRMLKLKNLGWLYGFNGVKSRMIPGIVRYMLPGFHPSKIANLHNYPSWVAEYERSADPHLASAALLAAAS, encoded by the coding sequence ATGCGAGCTCCGGAATCCTTCGATGCCACGGCCTCGCTCGCCGACTCGTTCTTTGCCCGAAAAGTCGTGACTAAAGGCATGGAGCCGAGGATGCGTGCGCTGTGGGCCTGGCACGCCATCGAGGAAATGGAGCACAAGTCGGTTGTCTTCGATGTCATGACTTCCGTCACGCGAATCAGCTACCGGAGCCGCATCGGCGCGATGCTCCGTGTCATCTGGCAATTGAACCGGGTTACGGGCTACTTCACGGACCAGATGCTGAAAGCCGATGGCTTCAACTGGATCGAGCGAAGGATGCTCAAGCTCAAGAATCTTGGGTGGCTATACGGCTTCAATGGCGTGAAATCCCGCATGATTCCCGGGATTGTCCGGTACATGCTGCCAGGTTTTCATCCCAGCAAGATTGCGAATTTGCACAACTATCCGTCCTGGGTCGCGGAATACGAGCGCAGCGCCGATCCACATTTGGCCTCCGCTGCGCTGCTGGCCGCGGCTAGCTGA
- a CDS encoding SDR family NAD(P)-dependent oxidoreductase, with the protein MNIDLTGRKAVVTGSTAGIGRAIAEGLGRAGAAVVINGRTEKRVSTALRELRELLPKTEFTGVIADLATPEGAAELFARAPDADILVNNVGTGRPKSFFEIEDREWIDLFELNVMSGIRASRHYVPNMMKRGWGRVVFISSESALAIPKDMIDYATTKTAQLAIARGLAEVVGGTGVTVNSVLPGPTNSEIMGGWAQANADAQGITRKEAEQQFLKTNRPTTLLNRFATTEEVANLVVYVCSEQASATTGSSLRVDGGVVRTIA; encoded by the coding sequence ATGAATATCGATCTCACTGGCCGCAAGGCCGTCGTTACCGGGTCAACGGCGGGTATCGGCCGAGCCATTGCGGAAGGATTGGGGCGCGCAGGCGCCGCGGTTGTGATCAACGGTCGCACTGAGAAGCGTGTCTCCACGGCGCTTCGGGAGCTTCGCGAACTCTTGCCAAAGACGGAGTTCACCGGCGTCATCGCCGATCTTGCGACCCCGGAAGGCGCGGCGGAGTTGTTCGCGCGGGCGCCGGATGCGGACATTCTCGTCAACAATGTGGGTACGGGGCGTCCGAAGTCCTTCTTCGAAATTGAGGACCGCGAGTGGATCGATCTCTTCGAACTGAACGTCATGAGCGGCATTCGCGCCTCCCGCCACTATGTGCCGAACATGATGAAGCGCGGTTGGGGGCGCGTCGTCTTCATCAGCAGCGAGTCCGCGCTTGCCATCCCCAAGGACATGATCGACTACGCCACGACCAAGACCGCTCAGCTCGCCATTGCGAGGGGCCTGGCCGAGGTGGTCGGCGGAACGGGCGTCACCGTGAATTCGGTTCTTCCTGGTCCGACGAATTCGGAGATCATGGGTGGTTGGGCGCAGGCGAACGCGGATGCGCAAGGCATTACGCGTAAGGAAGCCGAGCAGCAGTTCCTGAAAACGAATCGCCCGACCACGCTCCTCAATCGCTTCGCGACAACCGAAGAAGTCGCCAACCTGGTCGTCTATGTCTGCTCGGAGCAGGCGTCCGCGACAACAGGTAGTTCGTTGCGTGTCGACGGCGGTGTCGTTCGGACAATTGCATAG